A part of Corynebacterium afermentans subsp. lipophilum genomic DNA contains:
- a CDS encoding aspartate carbamoyltransferase catalytic subunit, with product MKHLIDIADLSREEIVGLMDEADRFREALDGREIKKLPTLRGRTVMTLFYENSTRTRSSFETAGKWMSADVINLSASSSSVKKGESLKDTAATLEAVGADAIIMRHPASGASQLLRKWLPETSIINAGDGQHQHPTQALLDAVTMRQHIGDVAGKTVLIVGDILHSRVARSNVDLLHTLGADVVLVAPPTLLPTGVQYWPARVSHDFDAEVEKADVVMMLRVQAERMHGGFFPSHREYATLYGLSKDRANRMKDSALIMHPGPMLRGMEINFDVADRDNAVVLGQVSNGVYTRMAVLFTLLASSDERGSAEEGAIK from the coding sequence ATGAAGCACCTGATCGACATCGCGGATCTGTCCCGCGAGGAAATTGTCGGCCTGATGGACGAGGCGGACCGTTTCCGCGAGGCGCTGGACGGCCGCGAAATTAAGAAGCTGCCCACCCTGCGGGGCCGCACGGTGATGACACTGTTTTACGAAAACTCCACCCGCACCCGGTCATCGTTTGAGACCGCGGGCAAATGGATGAGCGCGGACGTGATCAACCTGTCCGCCTCCTCGTCGTCGGTGAAGAAGGGCGAGTCGCTCAAAGACACCGCCGCGACCCTGGAGGCGGTCGGCGCAGACGCGATCATCATGCGCCACCCAGCCTCGGGTGCGTCGCAGCTGTTGCGCAAGTGGCTGCCGGAGACCAGCATCATCAACGCCGGCGACGGCCAGCACCAGCACCCCACCCAGGCGCTTTTGGACGCGGTGACCATGCGCCAGCACATCGGCGACGTGGCGGGAAAGACCGTGCTCATCGTCGGAGACATCCTGCACTCGCGCGTGGCGCGCTCCAACGTGGACCTGCTGCACACCCTCGGCGCCGACGTTGTGCTGGTGGCCCCGCCGACGCTGCTGCCCACCGGGGTGCAGTACTGGCCGGCGCGCGTCTCACACGACTTCGACGCGGAGGTCGAGAAGGCGGACGTGGTGATGATGCTGCGCGTGCAGGCTGAGCGCATGCACGGCGGCTTCTTCCCGTCGCACCGCGAGTACGCCACCCTGTACGGGCTGAGCAAGGACCGCGCGAACCGCATGAAGGACTCGGCGCTGATCATGCACCCGGGACCGATGCTGCGCGGCATGGAAATCAACTTCGATGTCGCGGACCGCGACAACGCCGTGGTGCTGGGCCAGGTTTCCAACGGTGTCTACACCCGCATGGCCGTGCTGTTTACCCTGCTGGCCAGCTCTGACGAGCGGGGCAGCGCTGAGGAAGGAGCCATCAAGTGA
- a CDS encoding PPK2 family polyphosphate kinase, which translates to MSKLTVEEAKQFFVGPDFQLADVDPAATPGVSDVDDAFNDYDDDLDELQEMLFANGRVGNDNAGSILLVLQGMDTSGKGGIVRNVIGATMDLQGVHVQGFGRPTEEEAAHDFLWRFTPHLPKPGQIAVFDRSHYEDVLVQRVKQMAPPEEIERRYGAIVEFENELAANGTKIIKVMPHISREFQAENLKDRIERADKHWKYNPSDIEDRKLWSQFMAAYQIAMTRTSTEVAPWYCIPSDNKKYCRTVVKALLFDALKSLNLEWPAADFDPEVELERLENS; encoded by the coding sequence ATGTCGAAACTCACCGTCGAGGAAGCCAAGCAGTTTTTCGTGGGCCCCGATTTCCAGCTCGCGGATGTGGACCCGGCCGCCACCCCAGGAGTCTCGGACGTGGACGACGCCTTCAACGACTACGACGACGACCTGGACGAGCTGCAGGAGATGCTCTTCGCCAACGGCCGTGTTGGCAACGATAACGCCGGTTCGATTCTGCTGGTGTTGCAAGGCATGGACACTTCCGGCAAAGGGGGCATTGTCCGCAACGTCATCGGCGCGACCATGGACTTGCAAGGCGTGCACGTCCAGGGCTTCGGGCGGCCGACGGAGGAGGAGGCGGCGCACGACTTTTTGTGGCGCTTTACTCCGCACTTGCCCAAGCCGGGGCAGATCGCGGTATTCGACCGCTCTCACTACGAGGACGTGCTGGTGCAGCGCGTGAAGCAAATGGCACCGCCGGAGGAGATTGAGCGCCGCTACGGCGCGATCGTGGAGTTTGAAAACGAGCTGGCGGCCAACGGCACGAAGATCATCAAGGTGATGCCGCACATCTCGCGCGAGTTCCAGGCGGAGAACCTCAAAGACCGCATCGAGCGGGCGGACAAGCACTGGAAGTACAACCCGAGCGACATCGAGGACCGCAAGCTGTGGAGCCAGTTCATGGCCGCCTACCAGATCGCCATGACGCGCACGTCCACCGAGGTAGCGCCGTGGTACTGCATCCCGTCCGACAACAAAAAGTACTGCCGCACGGTGGTCAAGGCATTGCTTTTCGACGCACTAAAGTCGCTCAACCTCGAGTGGCCTGCCGCCGACTTCGACCCCGAGGTTGAGCTGGAGCGCCTGGAGAACTCTTAG
- a CDS encoding TIGR01777 family oxidoreductase produces the protein MGIRAEYTLPFDRDTVWRWHTRPGAVTRLTPGFLPMRVQSEAASIRSGTTVFRLPAGQQWVARHCADGYIAGGQFTDVAANQPLRAATGWRHVHRFEDAGEGTLLIDDVAARIPEALLRPAWAYRQRQLVEDLRFLASLPDAAPKTVAMTGSSGLVGTHLRAQLTTAGHTVIPLVRGTARPGERHWDMDDPAPDLLRGVDGVIHLAGETIMGRFTDEKKRKIRDSRVEPTRKLARLAADSGVEVFVGASAVGYYGTDAGSVPRTEADGPGEGFLAEVCEAWEEAARVEGLRSVHIRTGLALSSAGGLLPVLKASVNAGLSAQFGRGDFWMSWVALDDLTDFYVRALLDDTVSGPVNATAPEPVTNAEMSSTLARLLRRPDLFPIPTFGPKLLLGEEGAHELALADQRALPTVAAEHGWRLRYPTLDAALRHELGREQLLVSQA, from the coding sequence ATGGGCATCCGCGCCGAGTACACCTTGCCCTTCGACCGCGACACCGTGTGGCGCTGGCACACCCGCCCGGGTGCCGTCACCCGCCTCACTCCCGGGTTCCTGCCGATGCGGGTGCAAAGCGAAGCTGCGTCGATACGCAGTGGCACCACGGTGTTCCGCCTCCCCGCGGGCCAGCAGTGGGTCGCGCGCCACTGCGCCGACGGCTACATCGCGGGCGGCCAGTTCACTGACGTCGCGGCGAACCAGCCGCTGCGCGCGGCTACCGGTTGGCGCCACGTGCACCGCTTCGAGGACGCGGGCGAGGGCACATTGCTTATCGACGACGTCGCGGCCCGCATCCCAGAAGCCCTGCTACGCCCAGCTTGGGCCTACCGCCAGCGCCAGTTGGTGGAGGACCTGCGCTTCCTCGCCTCCCTGCCGGATGCCGCCCCGAAGACGGTGGCCATGACAGGTTCCAGCGGCCTCGTCGGCACCCACCTGCGCGCGCAACTGACCACTGCAGGGCACACGGTGATCCCACTGGTGCGCGGCACCGCGCGTCCGGGCGAGCGGCACTGGGACATGGACGATCCGGCACCTGACCTGCTGCGCGGCGTCGACGGGGTGATCCACCTCGCGGGAGAAACCATCATGGGCCGGTTCACCGATGAAAAGAAGCGCAAGATCCGCGACTCGCGTGTGGAGCCCACCCGCAAGCTCGCCCGTTTGGCCGCGGACTCCGGCGTTGAGGTCTTCGTCGGCGCCTCCGCGGTCGGCTACTACGGCACCGACGCCGGAAGCGTGCCTCGCACCGAAGCTGACGGTCCCGGCGAAGGCTTCTTGGCCGAGGTCTGCGAGGCATGGGAAGAGGCGGCCCGCGTCGAGGGGTTGCGCAGCGTACACATCCGCACCGGGCTGGCGCTTTCCAGCGCGGGCGGACTGCTGCCGGTGCTCAAGGCCAGCGTCAACGCGGGGCTCTCCGCCCAATTCGGGCGCGGGGATTTTTGGATGAGCTGGGTGGCGCTGGACGACCTCACCGATTTCTACGTGCGCGCGCTTCTGGACGACACGGTCTCCGGGCCCGTCAACGCCACCGCCCCGGAGCCTGTGACCAACGCCGAAATGTCTTCCACCCTCGCTCGCCTGCTGCGCCGGCCGGACCTGTTTCCCATCCCGACGTTCGGCCCGAAGCTGCTGCTGGGCGAAGAAGGCGCGCACGAGCTCGCGCTGGCGGACCAACGTGCTCTTCCCACCGTGGCGGCCGAGCACGGCTGGCGGCTGCGCTACCCCACCCTCGACGCAGCCCTGCGCCACGAGTTGGGCCGCGAGCAGCTGCTAGTCTCGCAGGCGTGA
- a CDS encoding dihydroorotase, with translation MTTLALNNVRPYGEDVTHILIDVTDGVIDAVGENPFDDADEVVDCGGNVLLPGLVDMHVHLREPGREDTETIATGSDAAAKGGFTAVFTMANTSPVIDQPFLAEAVWTKGQEYGKCDVYPVGSISQGLKGEQLTEIGLMSRSGVRMFSDDGKCVNDPQLMRRAIEYAKAHDVILAQHAEDHRMTEGSVAHEGEQAARLGLRGWPRVAEESIVARDAIMTRDYGGRYHLCHASTAGTVELLRFAKNQGIDVTAEVTPHHLMLTDEKLATYDGLFRVNPPLREARDAEALKQALLDGTVDVVATDHAPHGSEDKCVEFEHAKPGMLGLETSLAVVHRIFVESGDADWRFVAKVMSERPAEILRLEDQGRPIDVGEPANLVLVDPQSPWTAYGDEMASKASNTPYEGIEFSARVVGTWLRGTQTYDAKKA, from the coding sequence GTGACCACGCTCGCTTTGAACAACGTCCGCCCGTACGGCGAGGACGTGACCCACATTCTCATCGACGTCACCGACGGCGTGATCGACGCGGTCGGGGAGAACCCCTTCGACGACGCTGACGAGGTCGTGGACTGCGGCGGCAACGTCTTGCTGCCGGGCCTAGTGGACATGCACGTGCACCTGCGCGAGCCGGGCCGAGAGGACACCGAGACCATCGCCACCGGCTCCGACGCCGCGGCCAAGGGCGGGTTCACCGCCGTGTTCACCATGGCTAACACCTCCCCGGTGATCGACCAGCCGTTCCTCGCTGAGGCGGTGTGGACGAAGGGCCAGGAGTACGGCAAGTGCGACGTATACCCGGTCGGCTCCATTTCCCAGGGGTTGAAGGGTGAGCAGCTCACCGAGATCGGGCTGATGTCCCGCAGCGGCGTGCGCATGTTCTCCGACGACGGCAAGTGCGTCAACGACCCGCAGCTGATGCGCCGCGCCATCGAGTACGCCAAGGCGCACGATGTGATCCTCGCGCAGCACGCCGAGGACCACCGCATGACGGAAGGCTCCGTCGCCCACGAGGGCGAGCAGGCCGCACGTCTGGGCCTGCGCGGCTGGCCGCGCGTGGCGGAGGAGTCCATTGTGGCGCGCGACGCGATCATGACCCGCGACTACGGCGGCCGCTACCACCTGTGCCATGCCTCCACGGCGGGCACCGTGGAGCTTCTGCGCTTTGCCAAGAACCAGGGCATCGACGTCACCGCCGAGGTCACCCCGCACCACCTCATGCTCACCGACGAGAAGCTCGCGACGTACGACGGCCTGTTCCGCGTGAACCCGCCGCTGCGCGAGGCCCGCGATGCCGAAGCGCTCAAGCAGGCGCTTCTCGACGGCACCGTCGACGTAGTCGCCACCGACCACGCCCCGCACGGCTCCGAGGACAAATGCGTGGAGTTCGAGCACGCCAAGCCCGGCATGCTCGGCCTGGAGACCTCGCTTGCCGTGGTCCACCGCATCTTCGTGGAGTCGGGCGACGCCGATTGGCGCTTCGTGGCCAAGGTCATGAGCGAGCGTCCGGCTGAGATCCTGCGACTTGAGGATCAGGGCCGACCGATCGACGTCGGTGAGCCGGCCAACCTGGTGCTGGTGGACCCGCAGTCGCCGTGGACCGCCTACGGCGATGAGATGGCGTCCAAGGCGTCCAACACCCCGTACGAAGGCATCGAATTTTCCGCCCGCGTGGTTGGCACCTGGCTGCGCGGCACCCAAACCTACGACGCGAAGAAGGCGTAA
- the nusB gene encoding transcription antitermination factor NusB, protein MPDYKRHGARYRARRRAVDILFEAETRDVDPVAIVEDRAQLSQNPLNAVAPVADYTRTIVAGAAEKLDDLDDAIERHLNEDWELFRLPAVDRQILRVAAWEILFNDEVDAPVSIAEGVEMAAEYSGAQAAPYINVVLDGIAQRAASNSPFADEEPEADAEDGSENEAADGAAEVAESTEGLEAGEPATDGTRG, encoded by the coding sequence ATGCCCGATTACAAACGACACGGCGCGCGCTACCGTGCGCGCCGCCGGGCAGTAGACATTCTTTTTGAGGCGGAAACCCGCGACGTCGACCCGGTCGCCATCGTTGAGGACCGTGCGCAGCTGTCGCAGAACCCGCTCAACGCGGTCGCCCCGGTAGCGGACTATACCCGCACCATTGTCGCGGGTGCCGCGGAGAAGCTGGACGATCTCGACGACGCGATCGAGCGCCACCTCAACGAGGACTGGGAGCTGTTCCGCCTGCCCGCGGTTGACCGACAGATTCTGCGCGTTGCCGCTTGGGAGATCCTCTTCAACGACGAGGTGGACGCACCCGTTTCCATCGCCGAGGGCGTGGAGATGGCTGCCGAGTACTCCGGGGCCCAGGCAGCGCCGTACATCAACGTCGTGCTCGACGGCATCGCCCAGCGCGCAGCGTCCAACTCGCCGTTCGCCGATGAGGAGCCGGAGGCGGACGCCGAGGACGGGTCTGAGAACGAGGCTGCGGACGGGGCAGCGGAGGTCGCCGAATCCACCGAGGGCCTGGAGGCCGGGGAACCGGCGACGGACGGGACCCGCGGCTAG
- a CDS encoding YbjN domain-containing protein — MSNATLVTIDRVIKAMADHDVEVADDPSGRAAHANVNGYNLLFVLLDSVLIVRADSVTDTPADDPDATLYLAANQVNSSYLDARAIVVNRTESLVVRTESEIQVGAGLADDQLSNALKAAVDGVLATQDAMRALVSEIQKQAEAAGTAPADGETDSAD; from the coding sequence ATGAGCAACGCAACGCTCGTGACCATCGACCGCGTGATCAAGGCTATGGCCGACCACGACGTGGAGGTCGCCGACGACCCCTCCGGCCGCGCGGCCCACGCCAACGTCAACGGCTACAACCTTCTTTTCGTGCTGCTTGATTCCGTGCTCATCGTCCGCGCGGACTCCGTCACCGACACACCGGCCGACGACCCGGACGCCACTTTGTACCTGGCAGCGAACCAGGTCAACAGCTCCTATCTGGATGCCCGCGCAATCGTGGTCAACCGCACCGAGAGCCTCGTCGTGCGCACCGAGTCCGAGATCCAGGTCGGCGCGGGGCTTGCGGACGACCAGCTCTCCAACGCGCTCAAGGCCGCCGTCGACGGCGTGCTGGCCACCCAGGACGCGATGCGCGCGCTCGTCAGCGAAATCCAGAAGCAGGCCGAAGCCGCAGGCACCGCCCCGGCAGACGGCGAAACCGACTCCGCCGACTAA
- the carB gene encoding carbamoyl-phosphate synthase large subunit, whose amino-acid sequence MKRNDLNHVLVIGSGPIVIGQACEFDYSGTQACRVLKNEGLRVTLVNSNPATIMTDPEFADHTYVEPIEPGYIDRILAREAEQGHPVDAILPTLGGQTALNAAIKLDRLGILEKHGVELIGADIEAIERGEDRQKFKDIVEKIGGESARSRVCYTMEEVEETVAELGFPCVVRPSFTMGGLGSGLAYDMEDLHRIAGDGLVASPEANVLIEESILGWKEIELELIRDSADNCIAIATIENVDAMGVHTGDSVTVAPVLTMTEPEVTTMIEQGKAIIREVGVKTGGCNIQFAINPKDGRMITIEMNPRVSRSSALASKATGYPIAKMATLLAIGYTLDEIPNDMTGGETSALAEPSLDYVIVKMPRFAFEKFPGSDETLGTSMKAVGEAMGIGRNYIQGLNKVMRSMEDKPSGFWTRPDEYFAGERATDVAAVLEDLKVPTDKRLYDVELALRLGASVDEVYEASGIDPWFLEELVALIEFRQQLVDAPVLDAELLREAKAFGLSDAQIAALRPELAGESGVRQLRWSLGITPTFKTVDTCSGQFDAKVPYLYSAYELDPDAESEVVSSSGSASASSPASAGEREKVIILGSGPNRIGQGIEFDYSCVHAALELSRVGYETVMVNCNPETVSTDYDTADRLYFEPLTFEDVMEIYRAEAATGTVAGVIVQLGGQTPLGLAQQLEDAGVPVVGTSPKAIDMAEDRGEFGKVLDAANLPAPAFGTATTFEGAREVADRIGYPVLVRPSYVLGGRGMEIVYDEDNLRDYINRATELSPDHPVLVDRFLDNAIEIDVDVLCDGTDVYLGGVMEHIEEAGIHSGDSACALPPMTLGPDDIANVRRSAEALAHGIGVKGLMNVQFALKDDILYVIEANPRASRTVPFVSKATGVHLAKAAARIMMGSTIAQLRTEGLIPSDYDGGSLPMEHPIAVKEAVLPFTRFRRPDGALLDTILGPEMKSTGEVMGLAPSFGVAYAKAEAAAFGELPTEGTVFVSLANRDKRTLIFPIQRLSTMGFKVLATEGTAQMLRRNGIECEVVLKGSQVREGAEGKSIVDRILEGEIDLVLNTPAGSAGARHDGYDIRAAAVIANVAIMTTVQGVTAAVQGIEATRAKEFSVTSLQELEHGKTEAK is encoded by the coding sequence ATGAAGCGCAACGACCTAAACCACGTCCTGGTTATCGGCTCCGGCCCGATCGTGATCGGCCAGGCCTGCGAGTTCGACTACTCCGGCACCCAGGCGTGCCGCGTGCTCAAAAACGAGGGCCTGCGGGTGACGCTGGTGAACTCCAACCCGGCGACGATCATGACCGACCCGGAGTTCGCCGACCACACCTACGTGGAACCGATCGAGCCCGGCTACATCGACCGGATCCTCGCCCGCGAGGCAGAGCAGGGCCACCCGGTGGACGCGATCCTGCCCACGCTCGGCGGCCAGACCGCCCTGAACGCTGCAATCAAGCTGGACCGCCTCGGCATTTTGGAAAAGCACGGTGTGGAGCTCATCGGTGCCGACATCGAGGCCATCGAGCGCGGCGAGGACCGTCAGAAGTTCAAAGACATCGTGGAGAAGATCGGCGGCGAATCCGCGCGCTCCCGCGTGTGCTACACCATGGAAGAGGTCGAGGAAACCGTCGCGGAGCTGGGCTTCCCGTGCGTGGTGCGCCCCTCGTTCACCATGGGCGGCCTCGGCTCCGGCCTGGCCTACGACATGGAGGATCTGCACCGCATCGCCGGCGACGGCCTGGTGGCCTCGCCGGAGGCGAACGTGCTGATCGAGGAATCCATCCTGGGCTGGAAGGAAATCGAGCTGGAACTTATCCGCGACTCCGCGGATAACTGCATCGCCATCGCCACCATCGAGAACGTGGACGCGATGGGCGTGCACACCGGCGACTCCGTCACCGTGGCTCCGGTGCTGACCATGACCGAGCCCGAGGTGACCACCATGATCGAGCAGGGCAAGGCCATCATCCGCGAAGTCGGTGTGAAAACGGGCGGCTGCAACATCCAGTTCGCCATCAACCCTAAAGACGGCCGCATGATCACCATCGAGATGAACCCGCGCGTGTCGCGTTCGTCCGCGTTGGCGTCCAAGGCCACCGGCTATCCGATTGCGAAGATGGCCACCTTGCTCGCCATCGGCTACACCCTCGACGAGATCCCGAACGACATGACCGGCGGGGAGACCTCGGCGCTAGCGGAGCCGTCGCTGGACTACGTCATTGTGAAGATGCCGCGCTTCGCCTTTGAGAAGTTCCCGGGCTCCGACGAAACCCTGGGCACGTCCATGAAGGCGGTGGGCGAGGCCATGGGCATCGGCCGCAACTACATCCAGGGCCTGAATAAAGTCATGCGCTCGATGGAGGACAAGCCGAGCGGCTTTTGGACCCGCCCGGACGAGTACTTCGCCGGCGAGCGCGCCACCGACGTCGCCGCGGTGCTTGAGGACCTGAAGGTGCCCACCGACAAACGCCTCTACGACGTGGAGCTCGCGCTGCGCCTCGGCGCCAGCGTGGACGAGGTGTACGAGGCCTCCGGCATCGACCCGTGGTTCCTGGAGGAGCTTGTCGCACTCATCGAATTTAGGCAGCAGCTTGTCGACGCCCCGGTGCTCGACGCCGAGCTTTTGCGCGAGGCGAAGGCGTTTGGCCTGTCCGACGCCCAGATCGCCGCGCTGCGCCCGGAACTGGCGGGGGAGTCCGGTGTGCGCCAGCTGCGCTGGTCGCTGGGCATTACCCCGACGTTTAAGACGGTGGACACCTGCTCCGGCCAGTTCGACGCGAAGGTGCCGTATCTGTACTCCGCCTACGAGCTCGACCCGGACGCGGAGTCGGAGGTTGTGTCCTCCTCCGGTTCTGCTTCTGCTTCCTCTCCCGCGAGCGCTGGCGAGCGGGAGAAGGTGATCATCCTCGGCTCCGGCCCGAACCGCATCGGCCAGGGCATCGAGTTCGACTACTCCTGCGTCCACGCGGCGCTTGAACTGTCGCGCGTGGGTTACGAGACGGTGATGGTCAACTGCAACCCGGAGACCGTCTCCACCGACTACGACACCGCTGACCGCCTCTACTTCGAGCCGCTGACGTTCGAGGACGTCATGGAGATCTACCGCGCCGAAGCCGCCACCGGAACCGTCGCCGGCGTGATCGTGCAGCTGGGCGGCCAGACTCCGCTGGGGCTTGCGCAGCAGCTTGAAGACGCCGGCGTGCCCGTGGTTGGCACCTCTCCCAAGGCCATCGACATGGCGGAGGACCGCGGCGAGTTTGGCAAGGTGCTCGACGCGGCGAACCTGCCGGCACCGGCCTTCGGCACCGCCACCACTTTCGAAGGCGCCCGCGAGGTTGCGGACCGCATTGGTTACCCGGTGCTGGTGCGCCCCTCCTACGTGCTAGGTGGCCGAGGCATGGAGATTGTCTACGACGAGGACAACCTGCGCGACTACATTAACCGCGCCACCGAGCTGTCCCCGGACCACCCGGTGCTGGTGGACCGCTTCCTGGACAACGCCATCGAGATCGACGTCGACGTGCTCTGTGACGGCACGGACGTCTACCTCGGCGGCGTGATGGAGCACATCGAGGAAGCCGGCATCCACTCCGGCGACTCCGCCTGCGCGCTGCCGCCGATGACGCTGGGGCCGGACGACATTGCCAATGTCCGCCGTTCCGCGGAAGCTCTCGCGCACGGCATTGGCGTGAAGGGCCTGATGAACGTGCAGTTCGCGCTCAAGGACGACATCCTCTACGTCATCGAAGCCAACCCGCGCGCGTCGCGCACCGTGCCGTTCGTGTCCAAGGCCACCGGCGTGCACCTGGCCAAGGCCGCCGCGCGCATCATGATGGGCTCCACGATTGCGCAGCTGCGTACCGAAGGGTTGATCCCGTCCGACTACGACGGCGGTTCGCTGCCGATGGAGCACCCGATCGCGGTGAAGGAAGCGGTGCTGCCGTTTACCCGGTTCCGCCGCCCGGACGGCGCGCTGCTGGACACCATTCTCGGCCCGGAGATGAAATCTACCGGCGAAGTCATGGGCCTGGCGCCGTCCTTCGGAGTGGCGTACGCCAAGGCGGAGGCCGCGGCATTCGGCGAACTGCCCACCGAAGGCACCGTGTTCGTCTCGCTTGCCAACCGCGACAAGCGCACCCTGATTTTCCCGATCCAGCGCCTGTCCACCATGGGATTCAAGGTCTTGGCAACGGAGGGCACGGCGCAGATGCTGCGCCGCAACGGCATCGAATGCGAGGTCGTGCTCAAGGGATCGCAGGTGCGTGAGGGCGCTGAGGGCAAGTCCATCGTGGACCGCATCCTGGAGGGCGAGATCGACCTGGTGCTTAACACTCCAGCTGGCTCCGCAGGTGCGCGCCATGACGGCTACGACATCCGCGCGGCCGCCGTTATCGCCAATGTGGCCATCATGACCACCGTGCAGGGCGTCACCGCAGCAGTGCAGGGCATCGAGGCGACCCGCGCCAAGGAGTTCTCCGTGACCAGCCTGCAAGAGCTCGAACACGGCAAGACGGAGGCGAAGTAA
- the pyrR gene encoding bifunctional pyr operon transcriptional regulator/uracil phosphoribosyltransferase PyrR, translated as MSENERSTVELLNAQDVGRTVARIAHQIIEKTALDDETSPQVLLLGIPSGGVPLAQRIAVAVEEFSGVAIPVGSLDTTLYRDDLRNRPHRALRPTNIPVDIDGAVVILVDDVLYSGRTIRAALDSLRDIGRPAVIQLAVLVDRGHRELPIRADYVGKNIPTSKDEDVTVSLKPLDNEDRVTLARPAEGGTK; from the coding sequence ATGAGTGAGAACGAACGGTCGACCGTTGAGTTGTTGAACGCTCAAGACGTCGGCCGCACTGTTGCACGCATCGCGCACCAGATTATTGAGAAAACGGCGTTGGACGATGAAACCAGCCCACAGGTTCTGCTGTTGGGAATTCCGTCCGGGGGAGTGCCGCTGGCGCAGCGAATTGCAGTAGCCGTTGAAGAATTTTCCGGGGTGGCAATCCCCGTGGGCAGCCTGGACACGACGCTGTACCGCGATGACTTGCGCAACCGCCCCCACCGCGCGCTGCGGCCCACCAATATCCCGGTGGATATCGACGGGGCGGTGGTGATCCTGGTCGATGACGTGCTGTACTCCGGCCGCACCATCCGCGCGGCGCTGGATTCTTTGCGCGACATCGGCCGCCCCGCAGTCATTCAGCTGGCGGTGCTGGTGGACCGTGGCCACCGAGAACTGCCCATCCGCGCCGACTACGTGGGCAAAAACATCCCGACCTCGAAGGACGAGGACGTCACCGTCTCGCTGAAGCCGCTCGACAACGAGGACCGGGTCACCCTGGCCAGGCCTGCAGAGGGAGGCACGAAATGA
- a CDS encoding YbjN domain-containing protein, translating into MTTDQTEEPVQPSEHPERNVTEKVTPESIAAIFEEENLEYRIEDQVVRSGFVNAAIVVAIDGDHLVFEALWRGEFPREMAPKVLYACNEHNQTHFAPTLRFFERGEDRLAISAIRSMRVAEGASFNQLGAFIVSSIDATLQAFDFLKNTFPTVVTWEEPQ; encoded by the coding sequence GTGACTACAGATCAAACCGAAGAGCCCGTCCAGCCGAGCGAGCACCCCGAACGCAACGTGACCGAGAAGGTCACGCCCGAGTCGATCGCTGCGATATTCGAGGAGGAAAACCTCGAGTACCGCATCGAAGACCAGGTGGTGCGCTCCGGCTTCGTAAACGCCGCCATCGTTGTCGCCATCGACGGCGACCACCTCGTGTTCGAGGCGCTGTGGCGCGGCGAGTTTCCCCGCGAGATGGCGCCGAAGGTGCTTTACGCGTGCAACGAGCACAACCAAACGCACTTCGCGCCCACCCTGCGCTTCTTCGAACGTGGCGAGGACCGGCTAGCCATCAGCGCCATCCGTTCGATGCGCGTTGCCGAAGGCGCGTCGTTCAACCAGCTCGGCGCTTTCATCGTCAGTTCCATCGACGCCACTTTGCAGGCCTTCGACTTTTTGAAGAACACTTTCCCCACCGTTGTCACCTGGGAGGAGCCGCAGTAA
- a CDS encoding carbamoyl-phosphate synthase domain-containing protein: MSDNTTKQPQRTRATLVLDDGSAFPGFIFGATPAANTSDEIAGEVAFTTDMFGYERELCEAERQGQILVFASPQVGNVGWTGEGASGSTEITAAAVIVRDVARIASNHNAQRTLAEELVAQGVTGLWGVDTRKLVRHLANAAREGKTVRGQVTVDKHEA; encoded by the coding sequence ATGTCTGACAACACCACCAAGCAACCCCAGCGCACGCGCGCGACGCTCGTGCTTGACGACGGCTCCGCCTTCCCCGGCTTCATCTTCGGGGCGACGCCCGCAGCAAACACCTCGGATGAGATCGCCGGCGAGGTCGCCTTCACCACCGACATGTTCGGCTACGAGCGCGAACTGTGCGAGGCCGAACGACAAGGCCAGATCCTTGTTTTCGCCTCCCCGCAGGTGGGCAACGTCGGCTGGACCGGCGAGGGCGCGTCCGGCAGCACCGAGATCACCGCCGCAGCCGTAATCGTGCGCGACGTCGCGCGCATTGCCTCCAACCACAACGCCCAGCGCACCCTCGCCGAAGAGCTTGTGGCGCAAGGCGTCACCGGCCTGTGGGGCGTGGACACCCGCAAGCTTGTCCGCCACCTGGCAAACGCCGCCCGCGAGGGAAAGACGGTGCGGGGCCAGGTCACCGTCGATAAGCACGAAGCCTAA